The DNA window TGTCGAGGTCCATATCTTCGATTTGTTCGATGAAGGCGGTGAGCTCCTTGATTGAGGAGTCTATGTCCGCCCGCTGATTTTTGAGCTTGGCCACATGGTTGCGGCATTTTTCAACCGTTACGCGGCGCTGTTCAACGCGGCCATCGTTTAGATCGTAAAGATCAATCATCTCTTTGATCTCGGTCAGGCTGAAACCGACGTTCTTAGCCCGCATAATCCAAGCAAGCCGTGCGCGGTCGCGCTTAGAATAAACCCTAGTAAGACCCATGCGCTTGGGAGCGACGAGCCCTTCATCCTCGTAAAAGCGGAGGGCGCGTGCGGTGCAATCAAATTCGGTGGTTAGATCCGATATGCTGAATTGCTCTCGGGAGAGCTTGTCAGGCCGGTCAAGATGGGCGCCAGCGTGGGCCTCTTTTAAGAATGGGGTTTTCTGAGCATCGCTTACGTTAGACATAGGCAGACTATAGCTACCCTTTACGTAAACGTCAATTCGATAGTGGGATGAGATCTTGCCCTTCTAGCTGACGGTAAAAGCAACTGTTTGAGCCCGTGTGGCATGTGGGTCCCGCTGGCGAACAAGTCAGAACCAACGCGTCTTGATCACAATCAACTGCAATAGCTTCAACCTTCAAGACATTGCCGGAACTCTCGCCCTTGCACCACAGTCGGTTACGAGACCGAGAATGGAAATGCGCCAAGCCGGTTGCTCTGGTGGCCGCCAAAGCCTCTTTATCCATGAACGCAACCATCAAAACCGACCGGCTTTTACCGTCAATCACTACTGCGGTAAGCAGTCCCTTTTCGTCAAACTTCGGCATAAAATTAGAGCCGGATTCTCGTTTCAACTTATCATTCTTGCTATGAACCATCACTCAAACTCACTCACAGGCCCTGCGAACTGCGGGCAAGATCTTTGTTGCACGATAACCACATCTGTTTTTCAAAATCCACGCCTACCGCAGTTCAGTCTTTCCACTTTGTTATCGGAGTGGAATTAGATACCCGTTACTTGAAAAGGTGGCAATCCAGAACACGGTACCGAAAGAGTGCCAGGTTCAGGGAGATAGGGATGCAGCAGGCCGAAACGCCAAGCGCTCCTGAACGATGAGGGATCAGACCTTGGCGCCCATCAAGGGGGGTGGTTGCCATAGCCGTGAGGCAGGTTTTCTTATATTCGTCACGTGGCGCCCGGGGTCCTAGACCTCGGGCGTTTCGCGTTCTGGTCGACGGACACTCAACTCTTCGTCGAGTACGCGGGCAAAGCAGCAAATTAGAACCTTGTTTGCACCCCCCTGTCTCAAAGCTTTGACGCATGCGTCGCTGGTTGCTCCGCTCGTGAATACATCATCAACCAAGACGATATTGGCACCAATGATTGAGGATTTCCTACTTCGCGAGATAACCATCGAACCTTGAAGCATTCGCTCCCGAGCTTTCTTACCCAATCCACCAAGTGCTTTGGTGCGCTTTGTCCGTATCAGTCCGTCAACCAGCAAAGGGCACTTCGCGATCTTAGCGATCTGGCGCGCCAGCAAGGCCGATTGATTGAAGCCGCGGGACCATAGTCGCGTCCTGTGCAGCGGTACCGGTATAAACAACCACTCGCCCTCCAACTCAGGCAATCGGGCGGCCATTAATTTCGAAAGCATATTTGCCAGCGCGATCCGTTTCCCATGCTTGAACGAAAGGATTAGTTTGCGCGATGTGTCATTATAGACTGTTGCCGAGGCAATACCATCGTGCCGCGGCGGATGTGCCAAGCAAGGGGCACATTGTGCAGTCTCTTGAACGATTACTCCTGCTCCGTATGGGCGTTGGCAGCTGCTGCATCCAGGCTTGCTGGGGATAACCAATTCGGACCAGCAATCAGCACATAGGCCGTTCTGTTCAGCTAATGCTGCACCGCAAATTGGGCACCGCGGAGGATAAATTAAGTCGACCGCTGGTCGCAATGCTTCCTTCAAATGTCTAAAGATTGCCATGGAGAGACAATGTCTTGCTTGCGCAAACTGTTCAAGCGCGGCAGTTGCGGCAGATGCAAAAAACGCCGCCTACCATTTTTAGTCCAAAGAAAAGAGCAGGAAAATGGGCGCGCGCTAAGCAGCGTCTGGCGTCTAGGCCATGCGAAAAACCTTTCTTACTGGCGGAGCTAACTGACGACATAATCGAGCGGATTCAATTCATGCAGGTTGAGCCGGGGTCGGCATTGGTTGTCGGTGATTGGGCCGAAGGATTGAGCAGATTTCTCAACGCCCATGGCTGGGCGGTAGCAACAGCCGAACTTGGCAAATTTGAAGAAGAAGCTCCTTACCCCTCGTCTAACTATAATCTCGTCGTCCATTTGATGGGACTTGGTCACGTCAATGATTTGCCCGGAGCCTTGCTCCATGCGAATGCTGCGTTGGCCGAAGGTGGAATATTCTTTGGAGCCTTTCCGGGTGCTGGTAGTCTGCCATGCATGAGGCAGGTTGCCATGGCAGCTGATGGTGACCGCCCTTCCCCGCGATGCCATCCTTTGGTGGATAATCAAGCCGCTGCGGCGCTGTTGCAACGTGCTAGGTTTAAGAGACAAGTGGTTGATAGCCATACAATTTTAGCGCGATATCAAACTTTTGATAAACTTGTCTCAGACCTCCGGGATCACGGGTTGACGAGCTCGCTTATGACAACGGCCCCACCGTATAATAAGACACGGCTTGCGCTAGCGCTTGACCAGTTTGAGAAACTTAAAGACCAAGACGGACGAGTCGTTGAAAACTTTGAATTACTGACGCTAACTGGTTGGAAATAAATTCTAATCTGCAGAACGAAGCGATGCTTGCGCGGCTGCCAGACGTGCAATCGGCACGCGGTAAGGCGACGCGCTAACATAGTCCAAGCCAACTTTCTCACAAAAGGCGATACTCGCCGGATCACCGCCATGTTCTCCGCAAATGCCTAGCTTAATGTCATCGCGGGTCTTGCGCCCACGTTCTGCCGCCAGCTCCACCAATTGACCCACGCCTTCAATATCGAGACTGACAAACGGGTCACGCTCGAAGATGCCCTGATCGACATACGGCCCAAGGAACCGCGCAGAATCGTCGCGTGAAACCCCCAGAGTAGTTTGGGTTAAGTCATTGGTCCCAAACGAGAAGAATAGCGCTTCATGAGCAATCTCACCAGCCATCAACGCGGCCCGGGGTAATTCGATCATTGTCCCGACCAAATACTCGATTTCGGTTTCCTGCTCGGCGAACACCTCTTGCGCAATCCGGTCGATAAGCTCCCGCAAGATCTGCAATTCACGGCGCGTTGCCACTAACGGAACCATCACTTCAGGAACCGGAGCGGCTCCTGAAGTTAGGGCCACTTCACACGCGGCCTCGAAAATCGCCCGCGCCTGCATTTCATAGATTTCAGGATAAGTAATGCCCAGGCGGCACCCCCGGTGGCCGAGCATCGGATTGAATTCGTGCAGCTCGCCCGCTCGGCGCTTGAGATGATCTACATCAAGGCCGGTAGTTACCGCCAGATCATCGAAATCGGCATCGGCATGTGGCAAAAACTCATGGAGCGGCGGGTCAAGCAAGCGGATTGTGCACGGCAATCCGGCCATAACCTCGAAAATCTGGCGAAAATCTGCACGTTGCTCTGGCAGCAACTTGGCTAGCGCATCACGGCGGCCTTGCTCGCTATCGGCAAGGATCATCTCGCGCACTGCGCTAATCCGGCTTGCATCGAAGAACATATGCTCGGTCCGGCATAGACCAATGCCCTCCGCGCCGAACTGGCGTGCCATTTTACAATCATTCGGAGTCTCGGCATTGGTCCGCACGCGCATTCGGCGGTACTTGTCTGCCCATTCCATCAAGACCCCAAAGTCTCCGGCCATTTCAGGTTCGATCGTGGCAACGGTTCCAGCCATCACCTGACCATTCGAACCGTCCAGAGTTAGGGTATCACCTTCTTTAAGTTCTCGGTTTCCGATCCGCAGCGTGCGTGTTTTAAGGTCAATCGACACCGCCGACGCGCCTGACACACAGGGCCTGCCCATTCCACGTGCGACCACTGCCGCATGTGACGTCATGCCGCCACGAGCAGTCAGGATGCCTTGTGCAGCGTGCATCCCATGAATGTCTTCCGGGCTTGTTTCCACGCGGACCAGAATGACCTTTTCGCCTGCATTTGCAGCTTGTTCAGCACTGTCTGCATCCAGCACAATTGTGCCCGATGCAGCGCCCGGCGATGCGGGCAATCCGCTGGTCAGCACATCGCGGTTCGCCTTGGGGTCGAGCGTTGGATGAAGCAGTTGATCAAGCGCCATCGGGTCGACGCGCAGGATCGCTTCCTTTTCAGTAATCAGACCTTCACCGGCCATGTCCACCGCCATCTTGAGCGCGGCCTTGGCGGTTCGTTTGCCGCTTCGAGTTTGCAGCATCCACAGCTTACCGTCCTGAACGGTGAACTCGATGTCCTGCATATCGCGGTAATGTTGCTCGAGGATCTCGAACACGCCCGCAAGCTCTCCATAGGCGGCAGGCATTGCCTCTTCCATGCTTGGCTGTTTAGCTCCGGCACGGTCGCGCGCGGCGAGCGTCAGATATTGCGGCGTGCGGATGCCAGCGACCACGTCTTCTCCCTGAGCATTGACCAGCCATTCTCCGTAATAGGCTTTCTCGCCAGTTGCGGGATCTCGGGTAAACGCAACACCCGTCGCGCTGGTGTCGCCCATATTGCCGAACACCATCGCCTGCACATTGACTGCGGTGCCCCATCCAGAGGGAATGTCATTTAGGCGGCGATAGACCTTTGCACGGTCCGCATCCCAGCTGTCGAACACCGCGGCGATTGCACCCCATAATTGTTCCTGCACATCTTGAGGAAACGGGTGGCCGAGCTCGTCCTGAACGATGGCCTTGTATTCAGCGACCAACGTCTGCCAGTCTTCAGATTCCATCTCTGTATCGTTGTAGAAGCCCTTGTCTTCCTTGGCGATTTCCAACGCCTCTTCGAAAAGTCCATGATCGACGCCCAGCACTACGTCACCGTACATCTGGATAAAGCGGCGATAACTGTCCCAAGCAAAGCGTTCATCGCCAGAAGTCTGAGCGAGCCCCTTCACAGTCTTATCATTCAGGCCGAGATTAAGGACTGTATCCATCATTCCCGGCATTGAAACCCGCGCGCCCGACCGGACCGAAACCAGCAGCGGATCATCGTTATTTCCGAATGACTTACCGACAGTGGCTTCGATATGCTTGACTGCACTCGCCACATCGGTGCGGAGCATTTCGGAGAAATCCGAACCGCCTGCAAGATAGCTGACGCATTCTTCTGTGGTGATTGTGAAACCGGGGGGTACAGGCAAACCAATCTGTGCCATCTCGGCAAGGTTCGCGCCCTTGCCGCCAGTGACGGTCTTGTCTTTCTGGCGCGGGTCGGTGTGATCCGCTGACCCGCCAAATGTGTAGACTGTCTTCACGGCTTCAATCCTCTTTACACGTCATCTGTTCAGTTTGATTGCTCAAGGCCTGAACAGATGGAACACATGGAACACAGTCCTGATATTAGAAACCGTCATCCCTCGATCTTGCTGAAATCCGCCACCTGATGCACCGCATTGCGGAACCGCGCGAGCAGATTAAGCCGTGCTGTCCGTTTGGCGGGGTTATCATCATTCACGGTCACATCCTCGAAAAACTGGTCAATCGGCGCGCGCAGACTGGCAAGTGACGTCATGGCGGCGGCGAAATCCTCTGATTTTAAGGCAGAAACTGCTTTCGGGCCCGCAGTGTCGAGCGCGTCGATCAGCGCCTTTTCAGCCACTTCGGGGGTGTAGGAAAGCGAGCTTTCCGTTCTGCCCGACCAGTCTTCCTTCTTGATGATGTTGGACGCCCGTTTGTAGCCGGCGAGAAGATTTGTGCCGTCTTCGGTGGAGAAGAAGGTAGCCAGAGCCCTCGCACGCGCCTCTACTCGATCAACACGAACATCTATCTCGCCATTCCAATGCCGTGAAGCAGCTACATAATCGTGCCGGACGCCTTCATCACGCAGCTGCACGGCCAATCGATCAAGCAAGAAGTCAGCGACTTTCTTGCCTAGCTTGGCGTCGAGCAGAGTGCCCCAAGCCTGCGCAGCTTCGTCGAGAGAAATCCGCAGATCGTTTGCCTGAACCAAACGGATGTAGCCAAGTGCGGCCCTGCGCAGCGCGAATGGATCCTTTGAACCGGTTGGTAGAATATCGATCTTGAAAAAACTGAACAAATTGTCGAGCTTGTCAGCCAGACTCACAGCCACTGTAATCGGCGCGGTTGGCACTTCATCGCTTTGCCCAACGGGCTTGTAATGATCACGGATGGCGTTAGCGACATCTACATGCAGACCTTCGGCCTTGGCGTAATATCCACCCATAAGTCCTTGAAGCTCCGGGAATTCTCCAACCATCTCGGTAACAAGATCAGCTTTCGAAAGCTTGGCAGCCTGAAAGGCATGATTATGATTGCCATTCGGCGCTTTAGCATCCGATGTGAGCCATGATGCCAGCTTGGCCACTCTGTCGACCTTTTTGGCAACTGTTCCCAGCTTTTCATGGAAGGTAATCCTATCAAGCCCTTGCGCATGCAGCGCCAAAGTCTTCTTCCGGTCTACATCCCAGAAGAATTTCGCATCGGACAAACGCGCCGCAAGAACCTTGCGGTTGCCATCAACAACAACTGCTGGATCAACAGCATCAATGTTGGCGGTGCAGACGAAAGCGTTGGCGAGTTTGCCGACCTTCTCGCACACGAAATATTTCTGGTTCACGCGCGCGGTCAGCTGGATCGTCTCGGGCGGCACTTCAAGGAAATCATCCTCGAACCGGCCGAGCAAAGGCACCGGCCATTCGGTGAGACCGGCGTTTTCGACCACCAGACCCTCATCCTCGACCAGATCGAGACCGGCATCGGCAGCAACTTTTCTTGCGCCGTCGCGGATGATCGCTTCGCGTTCGCTATGATCGACGACCACATGCGCGGCGCGCAATTGTTCGGCATAGGTGGCGGCGTTGGTGACCGCGATATCGCCCGCATGGTGGAAGCGGTGCCCCTTGGTAACATTACCCGAAGCAATGCCATGGGTTTCGCACGCGACAATTTCATCACCCAACAGCGCGACAATGCCCGACAGCGGCCGCACCCAGCGCAAGCTTTCTGTGCTGATCGATGCCGCGCCCCAGCGTTGTGATTTGGGCCATGAGAAGTCCCGGATAATCGTGGGGATAGCCTCGGCCAGAACGTCCTTCACCGCCCTGCCCGGCGTGTTGATGACCGCAAAATAGGTATTGCGGCCCTTCACATCGCGCAATTCGAGCTGATCGCGCGCTATGCCAAGCTTGCGGCAGAAACCGTCAATCGCCTGATCGGGCGCGCCCTCTGGCGGACCTTTGGCTTCTTCGCTGACGGCTTCGGTCTGCGCGGGCAGATCGCGCGCAATCAAAGCCAGACGACGCGGCGTGGACCAGATGGTCAACTCGCCGGTTTTGACACCAGCTGCGTCCATTTCGCGCCGAAACAGCTTTTCCAGCTCTGCACGAGCGCCCTTCTGCATCCGCGCAGGGATTTCCTCGGAGCGGAGTTCTAGGAGGAAATCGCTCATGCGCTCCACTCCGGAAATTTCTCTGCCCATTCGTCTTTCTTCAGCTCCATGTGCTTTTCGCAAGACCCACGCGCTAAATCGCGGACGCGGGCCATATAGCTGGCGCGCTCCTGAACGCTGATTACGCCGCGCGCCTGAAGAAGATTGAAAATATGGCTCGCCTCGACCGCCTGCTCGTAAGCCGCGATGGGCACATCATTGGCGAGCGCGTTCTTGCATTCAGCCTCTGCCTTGCCGAACAGATCGAAAAGCGCATCGGTGTCCGCAACCTCGAAGTTCCACTTCGACATCTGTTTTTCGTTTTCGAGGAACACTTCGCCGTAGCTTACCCCCCGCCCGTTAAAATCGAGATCGTAAACATTGTCGACGCCCTGGATATACATTGCGAGGCGTTCAAGGCCGTATGTCAGTTCGCCCGCGACGGGTTTGCAATCATACCCGCCCATCTGCTGGAAATAGGTGAATTGGGTCACTTCCATTCCGTCACACCAGACTTCCCAGCCAAGGCCCCATGCGCCGAGCGTCGGACTTTCCCAATCATCCTCCACGAAGCGGATATC is part of the Pontixanthobacter gangjinensis genome and encodes:
- the ppdK gene encoding pyruvate, phosphate dikinase, which codes for MKTVYTFGGSADHTDPRQKDKTVTGGKGANLAEMAQIGLPVPPGFTITTEECVSYLAGGSDFSEMLRTDVASAVKHIEATVGKSFGNNDDPLLVSVRSGARVSMPGMMDTVLNLGLNDKTVKGLAQTSGDERFAWDSYRRFIQMYGDVVLGVDHGLFEEALEIAKEDKGFYNDTEMESEDWQTLVAEYKAIVQDELGHPFPQDVQEQLWGAIAAVFDSWDADRAKVYRRLNDIPSGWGTAVNVQAMVFGNMGDTSATGVAFTRDPATGEKAYYGEWLVNAQGEDVVAGIRTPQYLTLAARDRAGAKQPSMEEAMPAAYGELAGVFEILEQHYRDMQDIEFTVQDGKLWMLQTRSGKRTAKAALKMAVDMAGEGLITEKEAILRVDPMALDQLLHPTLDPKANRDVLTSGLPASPGAASGTIVLDADSAEQAANAGEKVILVRVETSPEDIHGMHAAQGILTARGGMTSHAAVVARGMGRPCVSGASAVSIDLKTRTLRIGNRELKEGDTLTLDGSNGQVMAGTVATIEPEMAGDFGVLMEWADKYRRMRVRTNAETPNDCKMARQFGAEGIGLCRTEHMFFDASRISAVREMILADSEQGRRDALAKLLPEQRADFRQIFEVMAGLPCTIRLLDPPLHEFLPHADADFDDLAVTTGLDVDHLKRRAGELHEFNPMLGHRGCRLGITYPEIYEMQARAIFEAACEVALTSGAAPVPEVMVPLVATRRELQILRELIDRIAQEVFAEQETEIEYLVGTMIELPRAALMAGEIAHEALFFSFGTNDLTQTTLGVSRDDSARFLGPYVDQGIFERDPFVSLDIEGVGQLVELAAERGRKTRDDIKLGICGEHGGDPASIAFCEKVGLDYVSASPYRVPIARLAAAQASLRSAD
- a CDS encoding glycine--tRNA ligase subunit alpha translates to MILALHDFWSAQGCLILQPYDMRMGAGTFHTATTLRALGPEPWNAAFVQPCRRPTDGRYGENPNRLQHYYQYQVILKPSPPDIQDLYLKSLEVIGIDPLKHDIRFVEDDWESPTLGAWGLGWEVWCDGMEVTQFTYFQQMGGYDCKPVAGELTYGLERLAMYIQGVDNVYDLDFNGRGVSYGEVFLENEKQMSKWNFEVADTDALFDLFGKAEAECKNALANDVPIAAYEQAVEASHIFNLLQARGVISVQERASYMARVRDLARGSCEKHMELKKDEWAEKFPEWSA
- a CDS encoding MerR family transcriptional regulator, giving the protein MSNVSDAQKTPFLKEAHAGAHLDRPDKLSREQFSISDLTTEFDCTARALRFYEDEGLVAPKRMGLTRVYSKRDRARLAWIMRAKNVGFSLTEIKEMIDLYDLNDGRVEQRRVTVEKCRNHVAKLKNQRADIDSSIKELTAFIEQIEDMDLDSSAS
- the hisI gene encoding phosphoribosyl-AMP cyclohydrolase, coding for MVHSKNDKLKRESGSNFMPKFDEKGLLTAVVIDGKSRSVLMVAFMDKEALAATRATGLAHFHSRSRNRLWCKGESSGNVLKVEAIAVDCDQDALVLTCSPAGPTCHTGSNSCFYRQLEGQDLIPLSN
- a CDS encoding methyltransferase domain-containing protein, with the translated sequence MLAQTVQARQLRQMQKTPPTIFSPKKRAGKWARAKQRLASRPCEKPFLLAELTDDIIERIQFMQVEPGSALVVGDWAEGLSRFLNAHGWAVATAELGKFEEEAPYPSSNYNLVVHLMGLGHVNDLPGALLHANAALAEGGIFFGAFPGAGSLPCMRQVAMAADGDRPSPRCHPLVDNQAAAALLQRARFKRQVVDSHTILARYQTFDKLVSDLRDHGLTSSLMTTAPPYNKTRLALALDQFEKLKDQDGRVVENFELLTLTGWK
- a CDS encoding ComF family protein; this encodes MAHPPRHDGIASATVYNDTSRKLILSFKHGKRIALANMLSKLMAARLPELEGEWLFIPVPLHRTRLWSRGFNQSALLARQIAKIAKCPLLVDGLIRTKRTKALGGLGKKARERMLQGSMVISRSRKSSIIGANIVLVDDVFTSGATSDACVKALRQGGANKVLICCFARVLDEELSVRRPERETPEV
- the glyS gene encoding glycine--tRNA ligase subunit beta, with translation MSDFLLELRSEEIPARMQKGARAELEKLFRREMDAAGVKTGELTIWSTPRRLALIARDLPAQTEAVSEEAKGPPEGAPDQAIDGFCRKLGIARDQLELRDVKGRNTYFAVINTPGRAVKDVLAEAIPTIIRDFSWPKSQRWGAASISTESLRWVRPLSGIVALLGDEIVACETHGIASGNVTKGHRFHHAGDIAVTNAATYAEQLRAAHVVVDHSEREAIIRDGARKVAADAGLDLVEDEGLVVENAGLTEWPVPLLGRFEDDFLEVPPETIQLTARVNQKYFVCEKVGKLANAFVCTANIDAVDPAVVVDGNRKVLAARLSDAKFFWDVDRKKTLALHAQGLDRITFHEKLGTVAKKVDRVAKLASWLTSDAKAPNGNHNHAFQAAKLSKADLVTEMVGEFPELQGLMGGYYAKAEGLHVDVANAIRDHYKPVGQSDEVPTAPITVAVSLADKLDNLFSFFKIDILPTGSKDPFALRRAALGYIRLVQANDLRISLDEAAQAWGTLLDAKLGKKVADFLLDRLAVQLRDEGVRHDYVAASRHWNGEIDVRVDRVEARARALATFFSTEDGTNLLAGYKRASNIIKKEDWSGRTESSLSYTPEVAEKALIDALDTAGPKAVSALKSEDFAAAMTSLASLRAPIDQFFEDVTVNDDNPAKRTARLNLLARFRNAVHQVADFSKIEG